From a region of the Branchiostoma floridae strain S238N-H82 chromosome 13, Bfl_VNyyK, whole genome shotgun sequence genome:
- the LOC118429762 gene encoding TOM1-like protein 2 isoform X1, protein MTSLPIFTAIPSHPSYQGKMSFFGGNPFSSQVGQQIEQATDATLGNENWAMMMEICDIINETDEGPKDALKAIKRRLQTKGNHKVLMLTLTVLETCVKNCGHRFHVLVANKDFVNEMVKIIQPKNNPSTTLQERVLSLIQTMSDAFRNYPDLQGVVQVHEELRSKGVEFPMTDLDNLAPIHTPERSVPPELDPAIARTRPASVTAAPAQRPPSQPQQQPAQQQQPQQNPPGSPGAIGALQGPINPTPEQLGKLRSELDVVEGNTKVMSEMLTEMTPGQEDPADLELLHELNRTCHAMQQRIVELIDKVANEEVTGELLRINDDLNNVFLRFERFERYRTGKTGQPSTTAPAVAATAGGPTAVTGGAPPVNAAPMGSFPPPPSYREQSQTPPPVASMTSFPAPAAAAAPAPQDMPLNIPFPPAHTQDPNATPLMGTLDSLNPPPTYTESQSAEPQTDTLIDLGPAVSPGGPPPLQPTAAGLQQQLAGLSITSSSISSTLNATPTVTAQNTAGRDDDEFDMFAQTRGKSMEESRRGGSTYEDISHSGDLMSGGLARAVNTKSNPNQPDEPYDEHAQPLDEVEKWLEQSDLPIDTVGEQAASRSSGLTLPQSHVRHGLQSPGGAAQQEEEDVEPVTSAEFDRFLEERAKAADTLPDLNSLPEVPAHPINPTSTGAPAPAIPPRRGRQMQMEESENTLFGL, encoded by the exons atgacgtcattgcctatATTTACTGCCATTCCCTCCCATCCATCGTACCAAGGCAAGATGTCGTTCTTCGGAGGTAACCCGTTCAGCTCCCAAGTTGGGCAGCAGATAG AACAAGCCACAGACGCAACCTTGGGCAATGAGAACTGGGCCATGATGATGGAAATATGTGACATCATCAACGAAACTGATGAAGG GCCCAAAGACGCCCTAAAGGCCATCAAAAGACGACTGCAGACCAAGGGCAACCACAAGGTGCTGATGCTAACCCTTACG GTTCTTGAAACCTGCGTGAAGAACTGCGGACACAGGTTCCACGTGCTGGTGGCCAACAAGGACTTCGTGAACGAGATGGTGAAGATCATCCAGCCCAAGAACAACCCCTCCACCACGCTTCAGGAGCGCGTCCTCAGCCTGATCCAGACCATGTCCGACGCCTTCAGAAACTACCCAGACCTGCAGGGGGTCGTCCAGGTGCACGAAGAGCTCAGGTCTAAAG GAGTGGAGTTTCCCATGACagacttggacaacctggcacCAATCCACACACCAGAGAGG AGTGTACCTCCAGAACTGGACCCTGCCATAGCTAGGACTAGACCT GCGAGTGTTACCGCTGCTCCAGCCCAGCGCCCCCCCTCCCAGCCCCAGCAGCAGCCagcccagcagcagcagccccAACAGAACCCACCAGGCTCCCCGGGGGCCATCGGTGCCCTGCAGGGTCCCATCAATCCCACCCCAGAGCAGCTGGGGAAGCTGCGCAGCGAGCTGGACGTGGTGGAGGGCAACACCAAGGTCATGTCAGAGATGCTGACAGAGATGACCCCAGGGCAGGAGGACCCGGCAGATTTGGAGCTTCTTCAT GAATTGAACAGGACCTGTCATGCCATGCAGCAGAGAATAGTAGAGCTTATTGACAAGGTGGCCAATGAAGAAGTCACTG GAGAGTTACTTAGAATCAATGATGACCTGAATAACGTGTTCTTGCGGTTCGAGCGCTTTGAGCGATATCGCACCGGCAAGACCGGCCAGCCATCCACCACCGCCCCCGCTGTGGCGGCCACTGCAGGGGGTCCAACAGCAGTGACTGGCGGGGCCCCACCCGTCAACGCTGCACCAATGGGAAGCTTCCCTCCTCCACCAAGTTACAGAGAA CAATCACAAACACCCCCTCCGGTGGCAAGCATGACCAGCTTTCCAGctccagctgcagctgcagcacCTGCTCCACAGGACATGCCCCTCAACATCCCATTCCCACCTGCACACACTCAG GACCCAAATGCCACCCCTCTGATGGGGACCCTAGACAGCCTCAACCCTCCACCCACCTACACTGAG TCTCAGAGTGCAGAGCCCCAGACAGACACCCTTATCGACCTGGGCCCAGCCGTGAGCCCAGGAGGCCCTCCCCCTCTCCAGCCTACAGCAGCCGGACTACAGCAGCAACTAGCAGGCCTCA GTATCACCAGTTCCAGCATCAGCAGCACCCTGAATGCCACGCCCACTGTCACAGCTCAGAACACTGCAGGGAGGGATGATGATGAGTTTGACATGTTTGCACAGACCAGAGGGAAGTCCATGGAGGAGTCCAGGAGAGG TGGTAGCACGTATGAAGACATATCCCATTCCGGTGACCTCATGAGCGGAGGCCTAGCCCGAGCTGTCAACACCAAATCTAACCCGAACCAACCT GACGAACCGTATGACGAG CATGCTCAGCCCCTAGATGAGGTAGAAAAATGGCTTGAGCAGAGTGACCTGCCG ATAGACACAGTGGGTGAACAGGCTGCTAGCAGGTCATCAGGGCTCACTTTGCCGCAATCTCATGTTCGTCATGGCTTG CAATCCCCCGGCGGTGCTGCtcagcaggaggaggaggatgtggAACCTGTCACCAGCGCAG AATTTGATCGGTTTTTGGAAGAGCGAGCAAAGGCAGCCGACACCCTGCCAGACCTGAACAGCCTGCCTGAGGTGCCAGCTCATCCTATCAACCCAACCTCCACGGGCGCCCCAGCACCTGCCATCCCGCCCAGGAGAGGCAGGCAAATGCAAATGGAGGAGTCTGAGAATACATTATTTGGGTTGTAG
- the LOC118429762 gene encoding TOM1-like protein 2 isoform X5: MTSLPIFTAIPSHPSYQGKMSFFGGNPFSSQVGQQIEQATDATLGNENWAMMMEICDIINETDEGPKDALKAIKRRLQTKGNHKVLMLTLTVLETCVKNCGHRFHVLVANKDFVNEMVKIIQPKNNPSTTLQERVLSLIQTMSDAFRNYPDLQGVVQVHEELRSKGVEFPMTDLDNLAPIHTPERASVTAAPAQRPPSQPQQQPAQQQQPQQNPPGSPGAIGALQGPINPTPEQLGKLRSELDVVEGNTKVMSEMLTEMTPGQEDPADLELLHELNRTCHAMQQRIVELIDKVANEEVTGELLRINDDLNNVFLRFERFERYRTGKTGQPSTTAPAVAATAGGPTAVTGGAPPVNAAPMGSFPPPPSYREQSQTPPPVASMTSFPAPAAAAAPAPQDMPLNIPFPPAHTQDPNATPLMGTLDSLNPPPTYTESQSAEPQTDTLIDLGPAVSPGGPPPLQPTAAGLQQQLAGLSITSSSISSTLNATPTVTAQNTAGRDDDEFDMFAQTRGKSMEESRRGGSTYEDISHSGDLMSGGLARAVNTKSNPNQPDEPYDEHAQPLDEVEKWLEQSDLPIDTVGEQAASRSSGLTLPQSHVRHGLQSPGGAAQQEEEDVEPVTSAEFDRFLEERAKAADTLPDLNSLPEVPAHPINPTSTGAPAPAIPPRRGRQMQMEESENTLFGL; the protein is encoded by the exons atgacgtcattgcctatATTTACTGCCATTCCCTCCCATCCATCGTACCAAGGCAAGATGTCGTTCTTCGGAGGTAACCCGTTCAGCTCCCAAGTTGGGCAGCAGATAG AACAAGCCACAGACGCAACCTTGGGCAATGAGAACTGGGCCATGATGATGGAAATATGTGACATCATCAACGAAACTGATGAAGG GCCCAAAGACGCCCTAAAGGCCATCAAAAGACGACTGCAGACCAAGGGCAACCACAAGGTGCTGATGCTAACCCTTACG GTTCTTGAAACCTGCGTGAAGAACTGCGGACACAGGTTCCACGTGCTGGTGGCCAACAAGGACTTCGTGAACGAGATGGTGAAGATCATCCAGCCCAAGAACAACCCCTCCACCACGCTTCAGGAGCGCGTCCTCAGCCTGATCCAGACCATGTCCGACGCCTTCAGAAACTACCCAGACCTGCAGGGGGTCGTCCAGGTGCACGAAGAGCTCAGGTCTAAAG GAGTGGAGTTTCCCATGACagacttggacaacctggcacCAATCCACACACCAGAGAGG GCGAGTGTTACCGCTGCTCCAGCCCAGCGCCCCCCCTCCCAGCCCCAGCAGCAGCCagcccagcagcagcagccccAACAGAACCCACCAGGCTCCCCGGGGGCCATCGGTGCCCTGCAGGGTCCCATCAATCCCACCCCAGAGCAGCTGGGGAAGCTGCGCAGCGAGCTGGACGTGGTGGAGGGCAACACCAAGGTCATGTCAGAGATGCTGACAGAGATGACCCCAGGGCAGGAGGACCCGGCAGATTTGGAGCTTCTTCAT GAATTGAACAGGACCTGTCATGCCATGCAGCAGAGAATAGTAGAGCTTATTGACAAGGTGGCCAATGAAGAAGTCACTG GAGAGTTACTTAGAATCAATGATGACCTGAATAACGTGTTCTTGCGGTTCGAGCGCTTTGAGCGATATCGCACCGGCAAGACCGGCCAGCCATCCACCACCGCCCCCGCTGTGGCGGCCACTGCAGGGGGTCCAACAGCAGTGACTGGCGGGGCCCCACCCGTCAACGCTGCACCAATGGGAAGCTTCCCTCCTCCACCAAGTTACAGAGAA CAATCACAAACACCCCCTCCGGTGGCAAGCATGACCAGCTTTCCAGctccagctgcagctgcagcacCTGCTCCACAGGACATGCCCCTCAACATCCCATTCCCACCTGCACACACTCAG GACCCAAATGCCACCCCTCTGATGGGGACCCTAGACAGCCTCAACCCTCCACCCACCTACACTGAG TCTCAGAGTGCAGAGCCCCAGACAGACACCCTTATCGACCTGGGCCCAGCCGTGAGCCCAGGAGGCCCTCCCCCTCTCCAGCCTACAGCAGCCGGACTACAGCAGCAACTAGCAGGCCTCA GTATCACCAGTTCCAGCATCAGCAGCACCCTGAATGCCACGCCCACTGTCACAGCTCAGAACACTGCAGGGAGGGATGATGATGAGTTTGACATGTTTGCACAGACCAGAGGGAAGTCCATGGAGGAGTCCAGGAGAGG TGGTAGCACGTATGAAGACATATCCCATTCCGGTGACCTCATGAGCGGAGGCCTAGCCCGAGCTGTCAACACCAAATCTAACCCGAACCAACCT GACGAACCGTATGACGAG CATGCTCAGCCCCTAGATGAGGTAGAAAAATGGCTTGAGCAGAGTGACCTGCCG ATAGACACAGTGGGTGAACAGGCTGCTAGCAGGTCATCAGGGCTCACTTTGCCGCAATCTCATGTTCGTCATGGCTTG CAATCCCCCGGCGGTGCTGCtcagcaggaggaggaggatgtggAACCTGTCACCAGCGCAG AATTTGATCGGTTTTTGGAAGAGCGAGCAAAGGCAGCCGACACCCTGCCAGACCTGAACAGCCTGCCTGAGGTGCCAGCTCATCCTATCAACCCAACCTCCACGGGCGCCCCAGCACCTGCCATCCCGCCCAGGAGAGGCAGGCAAATGCAAATGGAGGAGTCTGAGAATACATTATTTGGGTTGTAG
- the LOC118429762 gene encoding TOM1-like protein 2 isoform X12: MTSLPIFTAIPSHPSYQGKMSFFGGNPFSSQVGQQIEQATDATLGNENWAMMMEICDIINETDEGPKDALKAIKRRLQTKGNHKVLMLTLTVLETCVKNCGHRFHVLVANKDFVNEMVKIIQPKNNPSTTLQERVLSLIQTMSDAFRNYPDLQGVVQVHEELRSKGVEFPMTDLDNLAPIHTPERSVPPELDPAIARTRPASVTAAPAQRPPSQPQQQPAQQQQPQQNPPGSPGAIGALQGPINPTPEQLGKLRSELDVVEGNTKVMSEMLTEMTPGQEDPADLELLHELNRTCHAMQQRIVELIDKVANEEVTGELLRINDDLNNVFLRFERFERYRTGKTGQPSTTAPAVAATAGGPTAVTGGAPPVNAAPMGSFPPPPSYREQSQTPPPVASMTSFPAPAAAAAPAPQDMPLNIPFPPAHTQDPNATPLMGTLDSLNPPPTYTESQSAEPQTDTLIDLGPAVSPGGPPPLQPTAAGLQQQLAGLSITSSSISSTLNATPTVTAQNTAGRDDDEFDMFAQTRGKSMEESRRGGSTYEDISHSGDLMSGGLARAVNTKSNPNQPRAQDALRGYDEVERWLADSDLKPCLSGVPLSV, encoded by the exons atgacgtcattgcctatATTTACTGCCATTCCCTCCCATCCATCGTACCAAGGCAAGATGTCGTTCTTCGGAGGTAACCCGTTCAGCTCCCAAGTTGGGCAGCAGATAG AACAAGCCACAGACGCAACCTTGGGCAATGAGAACTGGGCCATGATGATGGAAATATGTGACATCATCAACGAAACTGATGAAGG GCCCAAAGACGCCCTAAAGGCCATCAAAAGACGACTGCAGACCAAGGGCAACCACAAGGTGCTGATGCTAACCCTTACG GTTCTTGAAACCTGCGTGAAGAACTGCGGACACAGGTTCCACGTGCTGGTGGCCAACAAGGACTTCGTGAACGAGATGGTGAAGATCATCCAGCCCAAGAACAACCCCTCCACCACGCTTCAGGAGCGCGTCCTCAGCCTGATCCAGACCATGTCCGACGCCTTCAGAAACTACCCAGACCTGCAGGGGGTCGTCCAGGTGCACGAAGAGCTCAGGTCTAAAG GAGTGGAGTTTCCCATGACagacttggacaacctggcacCAATCCACACACCAGAGAGG AGTGTACCTCCAGAACTGGACCCTGCCATAGCTAGGACTAGACCT GCGAGTGTTACCGCTGCTCCAGCCCAGCGCCCCCCCTCCCAGCCCCAGCAGCAGCCagcccagcagcagcagccccAACAGAACCCACCAGGCTCCCCGGGGGCCATCGGTGCCCTGCAGGGTCCCATCAATCCCACCCCAGAGCAGCTGGGGAAGCTGCGCAGCGAGCTGGACGTGGTGGAGGGCAACACCAAGGTCATGTCAGAGATGCTGACAGAGATGACCCCAGGGCAGGAGGACCCGGCAGATTTGGAGCTTCTTCAT GAATTGAACAGGACCTGTCATGCCATGCAGCAGAGAATAGTAGAGCTTATTGACAAGGTGGCCAATGAAGAAGTCACTG GAGAGTTACTTAGAATCAATGATGACCTGAATAACGTGTTCTTGCGGTTCGAGCGCTTTGAGCGATATCGCACCGGCAAGACCGGCCAGCCATCCACCACCGCCCCCGCTGTGGCGGCCACTGCAGGGGGTCCAACAGCAGTGACTGGCGGGGCCCCACCCGTCAACGCTGCACCAATGGGAAGCTTCCCTCCTCCACCAAGTTACAGAGAA CAATCACAAACACCCCCTCCGGTGGCAAGCATGACCAGCTTTCCAGctccagctgcagctgcagcacCTGCTCCACAGGACATGCCCCTCAACATCCCATTCCCACCTGCACACACTCAG GACCCAAATGCCACCCCTCTGATGGGGACCCTAGACAGCCTCAACCCTCCACCCACCTACACTGAG TCTCAGAGTGCAGAGCCCCAGACAGACACCCTTATCGACCTGGGCCCAGCCGTGAGCCCAGGAGGCCCTCCCCCTCTCCAGCCTACAGCAGCCGGACTACAGCAGCAACTAGCAGGCCTCA GTATCACCAGTTCCAGCATCAGCAGCACCCTGAATGCCACGCCCACTGTCACAGCTCAGAACACTGCAGGGAGGGATGATGATGAGTTTGACATGTTTGCACAGACCAGAGGGAAGTCCATGGAGGAGTCCAGGAGAGG TGGTAGCACGTATGAAGACATATCCCATTCCGGTGACCTCATGAGCGGAGGCCTAGCCCGAGCTGTCAACACCAAATCTAACCCGAACCAACCT CGAGCCCAAGATGCATTGAGAGGTTATGACGAGGTAGAAAGGTGGTTAGCAGACAGTGACTTGAAGCCATGCCTGAGTGGTGTGCCGCTGAGCGTGTAG
- the LOC118429762 gene encoding TOM1-like protein 2 isoform X4 encodes MTSLPIFTAIPSHPSYQGKMSFFGGNPFSSQVGQQIEQATDATLGNENWAMMMEICDIINETDEGPKDALKAIKRRLQTKGNHKVLMLTLTVLETCVKNCGHRFHVLVANKDFVNEMVKIIQPKNNPSTTLQERVLSLIQTMSDAFRNYPDLQGVVQVHEELRSKGVEFPMTDLDNLAPIHTPERSVPPELDPAIARTRPASVTAAPAQRPPSQPQQQPAQQQQPQQNPPGSPGAIGALQGPINPTPEQLGKLRSELDVVEGNTKVMSEMLTEMTPGQEDPADLELLHELNRTCHAMQQRIVELIDKVANEEVTGELLRINDDLNNVFLRFERFERYRTGKTGQPSTTAPAVAATAGGPTAVTGGAPPVNAAPMGSFPPPPSYREQSQTPPPVASMTSFPAPAAAAAPAPQDMPLNIPFPPAHTQDPNATPLMGTLDSLNPPPTYTESQSAEPQTDTLIDLGPAVSPGGPPPLQPTAAGLQQQLAGLSITSSSISSTLNATPTVTAQNTAGRDDDEFDMFAQTRGKSMEESRRGGSTYEDISHSGDLMSGGLARAVNTKSNPNQPHAQPLDEVEKWLEQSDLPIDTVGEQAASRSSGLTLPQSHQSPGGAAQQEEEDVEPVTSAEFDRFLEERAKAADTLPDLNSLPEVPAHPINPTSTGAPAPAIPPRRGRQMQMEESENTLFGL; translated from the exons atgacgtcattgcctatATTTACTGCCATTCCCTCCCATCCATCGTACCAAGGCAAGATGTCGTTCTTCGGAGGTAACCCGTTCAGCTCCCAAGTTGGGCAGCAGATAG AACAAGCCACAGACGCAACCTTGGGCAATGAGAACTGGGCCATGATGATGGAAATATGTGACATCATCAACGAAACTGATGAAGG GCCCAAAGACGCCCTAAAGGCCATCAAAAGACGACTGCAGACCAAGGGCAACCACAAGGTGCTGATGCTAACCCTTACG GTTCTTGAAACCTGCGTGAAGAACTGCGGACACAGGTTCCACGTGCTGGTGGCCAACAAGGACTTCGTGAACGAGATGGTGAAGATCATCCAGCCCAAGAACAACCCCTCCACCACGCTTCAGGAGCGCGTCCTCAGCCTGATCCAGACCATGTCCGACGCCTTCAGAAACTACCCAGACCTGCAGGGGGTCGTCCAGGTGCACGAAGAGCTCAGGTCTAAAG GAGTGGAGTTTCCCATGACagacttggacaacctggcacCAATCCACACACCAGAGAGG AGTGTACCTCCAGAACTGGACCCTGCCATAGCTAGGACTAGACCT GCGAGTGTTACCGCTGCTCCAGCCCAGCGCCCCCCCTCCCAGCCCCAGCAGCAGCCagcccagcagcagcagccccAACAGAACCCACCAGGCTCCCCGGGGGCCATCGGTGCCCTGCAGGGTCCCATCAATCCCACCCCAGAGCAGCTGGGGAAGCTGCGCAGCGAGCTGGACGTGGTGGAGGGCAACACCAAGGTCATGTCAGAGATGCTGACAGAGATGACCCCAGGGCAGGAGGACCCGGCAGATTTGGAGCTTCTTCAT GAATTGAACAGGACCTGTCATGCCATGCAGCAGAGAATAGTAGAGCTTATTGACAAGGTGGCCAATGAAGAAGTCACTG GAGAGTTACTTAGAATCAATGATGACCTGAATAACGTGTTCTTGCGGTTCGAGCGCTTTGAGCGATATCGCACCGGCAAGACCGGCCAGCCATCCACCACCGCCCCCGCTGTGGCGGCCACTGCAGGGGGTCCAACAGCAGTGACTGGCGGGGCCCCACCCGTCAACGCTGCACCAATGGGAAGCTTCCCTCCTCCACCAAGTTACAGAGAA CAATCACAAACACCCCCTCCGGTGGCAAGCATGACCAGCTTTCCAGctccagctgcagctgcagcacCTGCTCCACAGGACATGCCCCTCAACATCCCATTCCCACCTGCACACACTCAG GACCCAAATGCCACCCCTCTGATGGGGACCCTAGACAGCCTCAACCCTCCACCCACCTACACTGAG TCTCAGAGTGCAGAGCCCCAGACAGACACCCTTATCGACCTGGGCCCAGCCGTGAGCCCAGGAGGCCCTCCCCCTCTCCAGCCTACAGCAGCCGGACTACAGCAGCAACTAGCAGGCCTCA GTATCACCAGTTCCAGCATCAGCAGCACCCTGAATGCCACGCCCACTGTCACAGCTCAGAACACTGCAGGGAGGGATGATGATGAGTTTGACATGTTTGCACAGACCAGAGGGAAGTCCATGGAGGAGTCCAGGAGAGG TGGTAGCACGTATGAAGACATATCCCATTCCGGTGACCTCATGAGCGGAGGCCTAGCCCGAGCTGTCAACACCAAATCTAACCCGAACCAACCT CATGCTCAGCCCCTAGATGAGGTAGAAAAATGGCTTGAGCAGAGTGACCTGCCG ATAGACACAGTGGGTGAACAGGCTGCTAGCAGGTCATCAGGGCTCACTTTGCCGCAATCTCAT CAATCCCCCGGCGGTGCTGCtcagcaggaggaggaggatgtggAACCTGTCACCAGCGCAG AATTTGATCGGTTTTTGGAAGAGCGAGCAAAGGCAGCCGACACCCTGCCAGACCTGAACAGCCTGCCTGAGGTGCCAGCTCATCCTATCAACCCAACCTCCACGGGCGCCCCAGCACCTGCCATCCCGCCCAGGAGAGGCAGGCAAATGCAAATGGAGGAGTCTGAGAATACATTATTTGGGTTGTAG
- the LOC118429762 gene encoding TOM1-like protein 2 isoform X8: MTSLPIFTAIPSHPSYQGKMSFFGGNPFSSQVGQQIEQATDATLGNENWAMMMEICDIINETDEGPKDALKAIKRRLQTKGNHKVLMLTLTVLETCVKNCGHRFHVLVANKDFVNEMVKIIQPKNNPSTTLQERVLSLIQTMSDAFRNYPDLQGVVQVHEELRSKGVEFPMTDLDNLAPIHTPERSVPPELDPAIARTRPASVTAAPAQRPPSQPQQQPAQQQQPQQNPPGSPGAIGALQGPINPTPEQLGKLRSELDVVEGNTKVMSEMLTEMTPGQEDPADLELLHELNRTCHAMQQRIVELIDKVANEEVTGELLRINDDLNNVFLRFERFERYRTGKTGQPSTTAPAVAATAGGPTAVTGGAPPVNAAPMGSFPPPPSYREQSQTPPPVASMTSFPAPAAAAAPAPQDMPLNIPFPPAHTQDPNATPLMGTLDSLNPPPTYTESQSAEPQTDTLIDLGPAVSPGGPPPLQPTAAGLQQQLAGLSITSSSISSTLNATPTVTAQNTAGRDDDEFDMFAQTRGKSMEESRRGGSTYEDISHSGDLMSGGLARAVNTKSNPNQPHAQPLDEVEKWLEQSDLPQSPGGAAQQEEEDVEPVTSAEFDRFLEERAKAADTLPDLNSLPEVPAHPINPTSTGAPAPAIPPRRGRQMQMEESENTLFGL, encoded by the exons atgacgtcattgcctatATTTACTGCCATTCCCTCCCATCCATCGTACCAAGGCAAGATGTCGTTCTTCGGAGGTAACCCGTTCAGCTCCCAAGTTGGGCAGCAGATAG AACAAGCCACAGACGCAACCTTGGGCAATGAGAACTGGGCCATGATGATGGAAATATGTGACATCATCAACGAAACTGATGAAGG GCCCAAAGACGCCCTAAAGGCCATCAAAAGACGACTGCAGACCAAGGGCAACCACAAGGTGCTGATGCTAACCCTTACG GTTCTTGAAACCTGCGTGAAGAACTGCGGACACAGGTTCCACGTGCTGGTGGCCAACAAGGACTTCGTGAACGAGATGGTGAAGATCATCCAGCCCAAGAACAACCCCTCCACCACGCTTCAGGAGCGCGTCCTCAGCCTGATCCAGACCATGTCCGACGCCTTCAGAAACTACCCAGACCTGCAGGGGGTCGTCCAGGTGCACGAAGAGCTCAGGTCTAAAG GAGTGGAGTTTCCCATGACagacttggacaacctggcacCAATCCACACACCAGAGAGG AGTGTACCTCCAGAACTGGACCCTGCCATAGCTAGGACTAGACCT GCGAGTGTTACCGCTGCTCCAGCCCAGCGCCCCCCCTCCCAGCCCCAGCAGCAGCCagcccagcagcagcagccccAACAGAACCCACCAGGCTCCCCGGGGGCCATCGGTGCCCTGCAGGGTCCCATCAATCCCACCCCAGAGCAGCTGGGGAAGCTGCGCAGCGAGCTGGACGTGGTGGAGGGCAACACCAAGGTCATGTCAGAGATGCTGACAGAGATGACCCCAGGGCAGGAGGACCCGGCAGATTTGGAGCTTCTTCAT GAATTGAACAGGACCTGTCATGCCATGCAGCAGAGAATAGTAGAGCTTATTGACAAGGTGGCCAATGAAGAAGTCACTG GAGAGTTACTTAGAATCAATGATGACCTGAATAACGTGTTCTTGCGGTTCGAGCGCTTTGAGCGATATCGCACCGGCAAGACCGGCCAGCCATCCACCACCGCCCCCGCTGTGGCGGCCACTGCAGGGGGTCCAACAGCAGTGACTGGCGGGGCCCCACCCGTCAACGCTGCACCAATGGGAAGCTTCCCTCCTCCACCAAGTTACAGAGAA CAATCACAAACACCCCCTCCGGTGGCAAGCATGACCAGCTTTCCAGctccagctgcagctgcagcacCTGCTCCACAGGACATGCCCCTCAACATCCCATTCCCACCTGCACACACTCAG GACCCAAATGCCACCCCTCTGATGGGGACCCTAGACAGCCTCAACCCTCCACCCACCTACACTGAG TCTCAGAGTGCAGAGCCCCAGACAGACACCCTTATCGACCTGGGCCCAGCCGTGAGCCCAGGAGGCCCTCCCCCTCTCCAGCCTACAGCAGCCGGACTACAGCAGCAACTAGCAGGCCTCA GTATCACCAGTTCCAGCATCAGCAGCACCCTGAATGCCACGCCCACTGTCACAGCTCAGAACACTGCAGGGAGGGATGATGATGAGTTTGACATGTTTGCACAGACCAGAGGGAAGTCCATGGAGGAGTCCAGGAGAGG TGGTAGCACGTATGAAGACATATCCCATTCCGGTGACCTCATGAGCGGAGGCCTAGCCCGAGCTGTCAACACCAAATCTAACCCGAACCAACCT CATGCTCAGCCCCTAGATGAGGTAGAAAAATGGCTTGAGCAGAGTGACCTGCCG CAATCCCCCGGCGGTGCTGCtcagcaggaggaggaggatgtggAACCTGTCACCAGCGCAG AATTTGATCGGTTTTTGGAAGAGCGAGCAAAGGCAGCCGACACCCTGCCAGACCTGAACAGCCTGCCTGAGGTGCCAGCTCATCCTATCAACCCAACCTCCACGGGCGCCCCAGCACCTGCCATCCCGCCCAGGAGAGGCAGGCAAATGCAAATGGAGGAGTCTGAGAATACATTATTTGGGTTGTAG